In Synechococcus sp. CC9616, the following are encoded in one genomic region:
- a CDS encoding DUF2605 family protein yields the protein MSPGRPIPDSSSDAADLMSSLLDSLLDDFEHWFSRGEELLGRCPTSVMTDEDQQEFAARLLEGRKAIAATRALVSAASQPMAVSMDAMTPWHGLVTEVWTLAARLATVDR from the coding sequence ATGTCCCCGGGACGGCCCATTCCAGATTCTTCGTCCGATGCGGCAGATCTGATGTCGTCCCTGCTGGACTCCCTGCTGGACGACTTCGAGCACTGGTTCAGCCGCGGTGAGGAGCTGCTCGGTCGTTGCCCGACGAGTGTGATGACCGATGAGGACCAGCAGGAGTTTGCCGCTCGTTTGCTGGAGGGCCGGAAGGCGATCGCCGCCACCCGAGCTCTTGTCTCAGCGGCGTCACAGCCGATGGCCGTGTCGATGGACGCGATGACGCCCTGGCACGGTCTGGTCACGGAGGTGTGGACCCTGGCTGCGCGCCTGGCGACGGTCGACCGTTGA
- the thrS gene encoding threonine--tRNA ligase — protein sequence MAGPDQEPVSSAAATPQAPVALPKTSESDQLLRIRHSMSHVMAMAVQKLFPKAQVTIGPWTESGFYYDFDNPDPFTEADLKAIKKEMGKIIGRRLPLERIEVSREEAAAKIKAQNEPYKLEILDGLQEPITLYTLGDQWWDLCAGPHVENTKELNPKAFELESVAGAYWRGDETRAQLQRIYGTAWETPEQLAEHKRRKEEALRRDHRRIGKDLDLFSIEDEAGAGLVFWHPRGARMRLLIEEFWRQAHFEGGYELLYTPHVADISLWKTSGHLDFYQESMFGPMQVDEREYQLKPMNCPFHVLTYASKLRSYRELPIRWAELGTVYRYERPGVMHGLMRVRGFTQDDAHVFCLPDQISDEILLILDLTERILSAFDFSTYEINLSTRPEKSIGDDAVWDLATRGLVEALERKGWSYKIDEGGGAFYGPKIDLKIEDAIGRMWQCSTIQLDFNLPERFELEYVAADGSRQRPIMIHRAIFGSLERFFGIMTENYAGDFPFWLAPEQIRLLPVTDEVQPYAEQLLKQLKDVGVRATIDRSGERLGKLIRIGEQMKIPVLGVIGAKESEQQSVSLRSRRDGDLGMIAASQLVEASGRSGRERLAGLELHPA from the coding sequence ATGGCGGGCCCTGATCAGGAACCGGTGAGTAGCGCGGCCGCAACCCCTCAAGCCCCCGTCGCTCTTCCCAAAACCAGTGAAAGCGATCAACTCCTGAGGATCCGCCACTCGATGAGCCATGTCATGGCCATGGCGGTTCAGAAGCTCTTTCCCAAAGCCCAGGTGACCATCGGGCCCTGGACAGAATCGGGCTTTTACTACGACTTCGACAATCCAGATCCCTTCACCGAAGCCGACCTGAAAGCCATCAAGAAGGAGATGGGCAAGATCATTGGTCGCCGGCTTCCGTTGGAGCGCATCGAGGTGAGCCGTGAAGAGGCCGCCGCAAAGATCAAGGCACAGAACGAGCCGTACAAACTTGAAATCCTGGACGGACTGCAGGAGCCCATCACCCTCTACACACTCGGCGATCAGTGGTGGGATTTATGCGCAGGGCCCCACGTTGAAAACACCAAAGAGCTGAATCCGAAGGCCTTCGAACTGGAAAGCGTCGCCGGGGCTTACTGGCGTGGTGATGAGACACGAGCACAGCTTCAACGGATCTACGGCACCGCCTGGGAAACACCGGAACAGCTTGCGGAACACAAACGCCGCAAGGAGGAAGCCTTACGACGGGATCACCGACGCATCGGCAAGGATCTCGACCTCTTCTCGATCGAGGATGAAGCCGGGGCCGGACTGGTGTTCTGGCATCCCCGAGGAGCGCGGATGCGCCTGTTGATCGAGGAGTTCTGGCGCCAGGCCCATTTCGAAGGGGGCTACGAACTCCTCTACACACCGCATGTGGCAGATATCAGCCTCTGGAAAACCTCAGGCCACCTCGACTTCTATCAGGAGTCGATGTTCGGCCCCATGCAGGTGGATGAGCGGGAATACCAGCTCAAGCCGATGAACTGCCCCTTCCATGTGCTCACTTACGCCAGCAAGCTGCGCAGCTACCGGGAGCTGCCGATCCGCTGGGCTGAACTGGGCACGGTGTATCGCTACGAGCGGCCAGGGGTGATGCACGGCCTGATGCGCGTTCGGGGCTTCACCCAGGACGACGCCCATGTGTTCTGCCTGCCTGATCAGATCAGTGATGAAATCCTGCTGATTCTCGATCTCACCGAACGGATCCTGTCCGCCTTCGACTTCAGCACCTACGAAATCAATCTCTCAACCAGGCCTGAGAAGTCGATCGGCGACGATGCCGTCTGGGACCTGGCCACCCGAGGCCTGGTCGAGGCTCTCGAACGCAAGGGCTGGAGCTACAAGATCGACGAAGGCGGCGGTGCTTTCTACGGACCCAAGATCGACCTGAAGATCGAAGACGCGATCGGACGAATGTGGCAGTGCTCCACCATTCAGCTGGACTTCAACCTTCCCGAACGCTTCGAGCTCGAATACGTGGCCGCGGACGGATCGCGTCAGCGTCCGATCATGATCCACAGGGCGATTTTCGGCTCGCTGGAACGGTTCTTCGGGATCATGACTGAAAACTATGCCGGTGATTTCCCCTTCTGGCTGGCCCCTGAGCAGATCCGTCTTCTGCCGGTCACCGATGAGGTTCAGCCCTACGCAGAGCAACTGCTGAAGCAGCTCAAGGACGTTGGCGTTCGCGCCACGATCGATCGCAGCGGTGAACGCCTCGGCAAATTGATCCGCATCGGTGAGCAGATGAAAATCCCTGTCCTTGGTGTGATCGGAGCCAAAGAGTCGGAGCAACAGTCCGTCAGTCTTCGCAGCCGCCGTGATGGTGACCTCGGCATGATTGCAGCCAGCCAGCTGGTTGAGGCGTCAGGTCGATCCGGACGAGAGCGGCTTGCCGGTCTGGAGCTCCATCCAGCGTGA
- a CDS encoding DUF1824 family protein has protein sequence MTPRLNNLADLMHWREAPTLEDGLADRLRLELADAMAEADWFTVGVMAPSDSVALETLRRLETHQGWEPMQVVQTTDEVGPVFLKANQTSGSIRIRIEHGLAQGILISGHRHQTADDQAGMVTTWGPLPLDFF, from the coding sequence GTGACCCCCAGGCTGAACAACCTCGCTGATCTGATGCATTGGCGGGAAGCGCCAACCCTGGAGGACGGCCTCGCTGATCGTCTCCGCCTGGAACTCGCGGACGCCATGGCCGAAGCCGATTGGTTCACCGTCGGGGTCATGGCCCCATCGGACAGCGTGGCTCTGGAAACGCTGAGACGCCTTGAAACACATCAGGGATGGGAGCCCATGCAGGTGGTGCAGACCACAGACGAAGTGGGACCGGTGTTTCTCAAAGCCAATCAGACCAGCGGTTCGATTCGCATCCGCATCGAACATGGACTTGCTCAAGGCATCCTGATCAGCGGTCATCGACATCAAACGGCTGACGATCAGGCCGGCATGGTCACAACCTGGGGACCGCTTCCGCTGGATTTTTTCTGA
- a CDS encoding glucokinase, whose translation MAGTTLLAGDMGGTKTLLALYGLNNGRLTTLHQEKFKSSEWSSLEPMLQAFISQRPAEIPAPDHGCIAVAGPVRNRTAKITNLPWQLKEEDLAAAASMRKLELVNDFGVLIYGLPHFDADQQVVLQEGHQDQGPVAILGAGTGLGMARGIRTNGGLLSLSCEGGHREFAARTEEEWQLACWLKRDLGVERLSVERIVSGTGLGHVAHWLLNQPHAQNHPLRQMATSWRNDTASDFPAQVSRAASEGDDLMQHGQQLWLSAYGAAAGDVALQELCSGGLWIGGGTAAKQLAGLKSETFLAPMRAKGRFEEFMGSLNVTAVIDPLAGLFSAACRARMLAEPGETLA comes from the coding sequence ATGGCCGGCACCACTCTTCTCGCAGGCGACATGGGAGGAACCAAGACCCTCCTGGCCCTCTATGGACTCAACAACGGTCGCCTGACAACACTTCATCAGGAGAAATTCAAGTCCAGCGAATGGAGCTCGCTGGAACCGATGCTTCAGGCCTTCATCAGCCAGCGACCTGCGGAGATTCCCGCGCCTGATCACGGTTGCATCGCGGTGGCCGGTCCAGTTCGAAACAGGACAGCGAAGATCACCAACCTCCCCTGGCAACTGAAGGAGGAAGACCTGGCAGCGGCCGCCAGCATGCGGAAGCTGGAACTGGTCAACGATTTCGGAGTGCTGATCTATGGCCTTCCTCACTTCGATGCAGACCAACAGGTGGTGCTTCAGGAAGGACACCAGGATCAGGGGCCCGTGGCGATTCTTGGGGCTGGCACCGGCCTCGGGATGGCGCGTGGAATTCGCACGAATGGAGGTCTGCTCTCCCTCTCCTGCGAAGGTGGTCATCGTGAATTCGCCGCCAGAACCGAGGAGGAATGGCAGCTGGCCTGTTGGCTCAAACGGGATCTCGGTGTGGAGAGGCTGTCGGTTGAACGAATCGTGAGTGGAACCGGGCTGGGGCATGTGGCGCATTGGCTGCTGAATCAACCCCATGCCCAGAACCATCCCCTGCGGCAGATGGCGACGTCATGGCGGAACGACACGGCCTCCGACTTCCCAGCCCAGGTGAGCCGTGCCGCATCCGAAGGTGACGATCTGATGCAACATGGCCAGCAGCTCTGGCTCTCGGCCTACGGCGCTGCAGCTGGAGATGTGGCGTTGCAGGAACTCTGCAGCGGCGGGCTCTGGATCGGAGGAGGTACGGCCGCCAAACAGCTGGCGGGACTGAAGTCGGAGACGTTTCTGGCCCCGATGCGAGCCAAAGGTCGCTTCGAGGAGTTCATGGGCAGTCTTAACGTCACCGCCGTGATCGATCCGCTTGCGGGACTGTTCAGCGCCGCCTGCCGGGCTCGGATGCTCGCGGAGCCAGGTGAGACACTGGCCTGA
- the thrB gene encoding homoserine kinase, translated as MSQPRIGQKVVVDVPATTANLGPGFDCLGAALDLNNRFAMRRIEGNGERFELIIEGSEGSHLRGGPDNLVYRAAQRVWKAAGLEPVALEARVRLAVPPARGLGSSATAIVAGLMGANALVGDPLSKEKLLELAIDIEGHPDNVVPSLLGGLCMTAKAASQRWRVVRCEWTSAVKAVIAIPSIRLSTSEARRAMPKAIPVSDAVVNLGALTLLLQGLRTGNGDLIADGMHDRLHEPYRWKLIKGGDQVKSSALEAGAWGCAISGAGPSIIALCSEDRGKAVSSAMVRAWEAAGVASRAPVLDLQTSGSHWQPAEDG; from the coding sequence ATGTCGCAGCCGCGCATCGGGCAGAAAGTGGTGGTGGATGTTCCGGCAACCACCGCCAATCTGGGGCCCGGTTTCGACTGTCTCGGCGCCGCACTCGATCTGAACAACCGCTTCGCCATGCGACGGATCGAGGGCAATGGTGAACGGTTCGAACTCATCATCGAAGGCAGCGAGGGAAGTCATCTGCGCGGGGGGCCTGACAACCTCGTGTATCGGGCGGCTCAGAGGGTCTGGAAAGCCGCTGGCCTGGAGCCCGTGGCCCTGGAAGCGAGGGTTCGTCTGGCCGTTCCACCGGCCCGCGGTCTTGGCAGCAGCGCGACAGCGATCGTGGCGGGATTGATGGGAGCGAACGCCCTGGTGGGAGACCCACTCAGCAAGGAAAAGCTCCTGGAGCTGGCCATTGACATCGAGGGCCACCCGGACAACGTTGTTCCCTCACTGCTTGGTGGCCTGTGCATGACCGCCAAAGCCGCGTCCCAGCGCTGGCGCGTTGTGCGCTGTGAATGGACATCAGCGGTCAAGGCAGTCATCGCGATTCCATCGATCCGCCTCAGCACAAGCGAAGCGCGCCGAGCCATGCCCAAAGCGATCCCTGTCAGCGATGCCGTAGTGAATCTGGGAGCCCTCACCCTGTTGCTGCAAGGACTACGGACCGGCAATGGAGATCTGATCGCTGACGGCATGCACGATCGCCTGCACGAGCCCTATCGCTGGAAACTGATCAAGGGTGGTGATCAGGTGAAATCATCAGCCCTCGAGGCCGGTGCCTGGGGATGCGCCATCAGTGGTGCAGGCCCCAGCATCATTGCCCTCTGCTCAGAGGACAGGGGAAAAGCGGTCAGCTCGGCCATGGTGCGCGCCTGGGAAGCCGCTGGAGTGGCCAGTCGGGCACCGGTGCTGGATCTGCAGACGTCAGGCAGCCACTGGCAACCAGCAGAAGATGGGTAG
- a CDS encoding NAD(P)H-quinone oxidoreductase subunit 4: MDAELPLLAASEATFPWLSLIVLLPAVGAMLMPLLPGDDNKTSPLPRNFALGVLLVDLLLMIAVFATRFDPTQAGLQLVERVSWLPVIGLEWSLAADGLSAPLVVLSGLVTLLSVAASWSVTSKSRLYFALLLLQASAQGLVFLSQDFLLFFLAWELELVPVYLLIAIWGGQNRQYAATKFILYTALASLLILISGLALALSGDQFTLNLSELAARSPGGSFGLLCYLGFLVGFGVKLPMFPLHTWLPDAHGEANAPVSMLLAGVLLKMGGYALLRFNVQMLPDAHLQLAPALVILGIVNIVYGALNAFAQDNVKRRIACSSVSHMGFVLLGIGAVDALGVSGAMLQMVSHGLIAAAMFFVTGVFYERTKTLSIPNMGGLAKALPITFAFFLAASLASLALPGMSGFISEITVFLGITSQEGFTSLFRSISVLLAAIGLVLTPIYLLSMCRRVFFGPRIPALAVVDDMRPRELVIGLTLLVPTLVIGVWPRVAMDLYEASTEALATRLGEHSLMALIERLPLG; the protein is encoded by the coding sequence ATGGACGCAGAACTGCCGTTGTTGGCCGCGTCCGAGGCCACTTTTCCCTGGCTGTCTCTGATTGTTCTGCTGCCAGCGGTCGGCGCGATGCTGATGCCGCTTCTGCCTGGAGACGACAACAAAACGTCGCCACTGCCCCGCAACTTCGCCCTGGGCGTGCTGCTGGTCGACCTGCTGCTAATGATCGCGGTCTTCGCCACGCGCTTCGATCCCACCCAGGCGGGCTTGCAGCTTGTTGAACGGGTCAGCTGGCTGCCGGTGATTGGTCTGGAGTGGTCCCTGGCCGCCGATGGCTTGTCAGCTCCGCTCGTGGTGCTCAGCGGCCTCGTCACCCTGCTGTCCGTCGCGGCAAGTTGGTCGGTCACCAGCAAATCCCGCCTGTATTTCGCCCTGCTGCTCCTGCAGGCATCCGCCCAGGGACTCGTGTTCCTGTCCCAGGATTTTCTGCTGTTCTTCCTAGCCTGGGAACTCGAGCTGGTTCCGGTGTACCTGCTGATCGCCATCTGGGGAGGCCAGAACCGGCAGTACGCCGCCACCAAATTCATCCTCTACACAGCCCTGGCATCCCTGCTGATCCTGATCAGCGGCCTGGCTCTTGCCCTCTCAGGCGATCAGTTCACGCTCAACCTGAGCGAACTCGCAGCCCGCTCGCCAGGGGGCAGTTTTGGCCTGCTCTGTTATCTGGGTTTCCTAGTGGGTTTCGGCGTGAAGCTGCCGATGTTCCCGCTCCACACCTGGCTTCCGGACGCCCACGGTGAAGCCAATGCGCCGGTTTCGATGTTGCTGGCAGGAGTGCTGTTGAAGATGGGCGGTTATGCCCTGCTTCGTTTCAACGTTCAGATGCTCCCGGATGCCCACCTTCAGCTGGCGCCAGCCCTGGTGATCCTTGGCATTGTCAACATCGTCTATGGAGCGCTGAACGCCTTCGCCCAGGACAATGTCAAACGACGAATCGCCTGCAGCTCTGTGAGCCACATGGGCTTCGTTCTGCTCGGCATCGGCGCGGTCGACGCCCTCGGTGTGAGTGGCGCCATGCTCCAAATGGTGAGCCACGGTCTGATCGCCGCGGCCATGTTCTTCGTCACCGGCGTGTTCTACGAACGCACCAAGACCCTCTCGATCCCCAACATGGGTGGACTGGCCAAAGCCCTGCCGATCACCTTCGCTTTCTTTCTGGCCGCCTCCCTCGCTTCCCTGGCCCTTCCGGGCATGAGCGGCTTCATCAGTGAGATCACCGTCTTCCTCGGCATCACGAGCCAGGAGGGTTTCACATCCCTGTTCCGCTCCATCAGCGTGCTTCTTGCCGCGATCGGCCTGGTGCTGACGCCCATTTACCTGCTGTCCATGTGTCGACGCGTGTTTTTCGGGCCGAGGATCCCCGCTCTTGCCGTCGTGGACGACATGCGTCCGCGTGAGCTGGTGATCGGCCTCACACTGCTCGTCCCCACACTGGTGATTGGCGTCTGGCCCCGCGTTGCCATGGATCTCTACGAGGCATCCACCGAGGCTCTGGCCACGCGCCTCGGAGAACACAGCCTGATGGCTCTGATCGAACGCCTCCCTCTCGGTTGA
- a CDS encoding M3 family metallopeptidase — MTSTSALLQGSGLPKFEAITPELVRSDIPVLISTLEQDFSALESSLSQAMEKGDPLHWQAVMPSLQRIGERLRWSWGVVSHLNGVCNSPELRDAHASQLGDVVRLGNRLGQSALLYQALSQLRDAPQQPLDETRRRILTSELLSMDQRGVGLSGEDQQAFNRTSERLAELSTAFSNHVLDATQQWTLKLTDKAQLSGLPQRALEALAAAAREAGDGEASAAEGPWLLGLDMPRYLPFLTHAEDRGLRETIYRAHVSRASSGELDNSDLIEEILRLRIEQARRLGYTHWAERSLASKMADDVNAVEALLEELRVAAYPAAEIEIADLKDCATRHGAAEADALAPWDLPFWSERLRKERFDLDQEALRPWFPLPQVLEGLFSLCERLFDVEIQAADGEAPIWHADVRYFRVQRRNGPAIAAFYLDPFSRPASKRGGAWMDDCLGRSIGSDGRQVLPVAYLICNQTPPVGKTPSLMSFEEVETLFHEFGHGLQHMLTTVDEPEAAGINNVEWDAVELPSQFMENWCLDRATLMGMARHWQTGEPLPEEEFNKLQRNRTFNAGLATLRQVHFALTDLRLHSRWSPELGLTPDQMRREVARSTTVIEPIPEDQFLCAFGHIFSGGYSAGYYSYKWAEVLSADAFAAFEEAGLDDEVQVRATGARFRDTVLSLGGSRAPADVFSAFRGRPASSEALIRHSGLVAAA; from the coding sequence ATGACCTCCACCTCCGCACTGCTGCAAGGCTCTGGGCTGCCCAAATTCGAGGCGATCACTCCCGAGCTGGTTCGCAGTGACATCCCCGTTTTGATCTCGACGCTGGAGCAGGACTTCAGCGCACTGGAAAGCAGCCTCAGCCAGGCCATGGAGAAAGGGGACCCCCTTCACTGGCAGGCGGTGATGCCCTCACTGCAGCGGATCGGAGAACGGCTGCGGTGGAGCTGGGGCGTTGTATCCCACCTCAACGGCGTCTGCAATTCACCGGAGTTGCGGGATGCCCATGCCAGCCAGCTTGGTGATGTGGTGCGACTTGGCAATCGTCTTGGCCAGAGCGCCTTGCTGTACCAGGCTCTCAGCCAACTTCGCGATGCCCCCCAGCAACCTCTGGATGAAACACGGCGCCGCATCCTGACCAGCGAACTGCTCTCGATGGATCAACGGGGTGTTGGTCTGAGTGGAGAGGACCAACAGGCCTTCAACCGCACCAGTGAACGGCTGGCGGAACTGTCCACGGCCTTCAGCAACCATGTTCTGGATGCCACGCAGCAATGGACCCTGAAGCTGACGGACAAAGCCCAGTTGTCCGGCTTGCCGCAGCGGGCTCTTGAAGCCCTAGCCGCTGCTGCTCGCGAAGCGGGCGATGGCGAGGCCAGTGCTGCCGAAGGCCCCTGGCTCCTGGGCCTGGACATGCCGCGCTATCTGCCATTTCTGACCCATGCAGAGGATCGCGGTCTACGGGAAACCATCTATCGCGCCCACGTCAGCCGAGCCAGCAGTGGCGAGCTCGACAACAGCGATCTGATCGAAGAAATCCTGCGACTGCGCATCGAACAGGCCAGACGACTCGGCTACACCCATTGGGCCGAACGCAGCCTGGCCAGCAAAATGGCTGACGATGTGAATGCCGTTGAGGCCTTACTTGAGGAATTGCGCGTCGCGGCCTACCCCGCAGCGGAAATCGAAATCGCGGATCTCAAGGACTGTGCGACGCGCCATGGGGCTGCAGAGGCAGATGCTCTCGCCCCCTGGGACCTGCCGTTCTGGTCTGAACGTCTCCGCAAAGAGCGTTTCGATCTTGATCAGGAGGCTCTGAGACCCTGGTTCCCACTACCTCAGGTGCTCGAAGGGTTGTTCAGCCTCTGCGAACGGCTCTTTGATGTCGAGATCCAGGCCGCGGATGGGGAGGCGCCGATCTGGCATGCCGACGTTCGCTACTTCCGGGTTCAGCGCCGAAACGGCCCTGCCATCGCCGCGTTTTATCTCGATCCCTTCAGTCGACCGGCCAGCAAGCGTGGCGGTGCCTGGATGGACGACTGCCTCGGGCGCAGCATCGGCAGTGATGGACGCCAGGTCCTGCCGGTGGCCTATCTGATCTGCAATCAGACACCCCCTGTGGGGAAGACCCCCAGCCTGATGAGTTTTGAAGAGGTGGAAACCCTTTTCCATGAGTTCGGCCACGGTCTTCAGCACATGCTCACCACCGTTGATGAGCCGGAAGCAGCGGGCATCAACAACGTCGAGTGGGATGCCGTCGAGTTACCGAGTCAGTTCATGGAGAACTGGTGCCTCGACCGTGCAACCTTGATGGGCATGGCTCGCCACTGGCAGACCGGGGAGCCGCTTCCCGAAGAGGAATTCAACAAGCTGCAGCGCAACCGCACCTTTAATGCCGGCCTGGCAACGCTGCGCCAGGTGCACTTCGCACTCACCGACCTTCGTCTGCACAGCCGCTGGAGCCCGGAACTTGGCCTCACACCAGATCAGATGCGCCGTGAAGTGGCCCGCAGCACCACTGTGATCGAGCCGATCCCGGAGGATCAGTTCCTCTGCGCCTTTGGCCACATCTTCTCCGGTGGCTATTCCGCCGGGTATTACTCCTACAAGTGGGCGGAAGTGCTCAGCGCCGATGCCTTCGCAGCGTTCGAGGAAGCTGGCCTCGACGATGAGGTGCAGGTCCGAGCAACCGGAGCTCGCTTCCGGGACACGGTGCTGAGCCTGGGCGGCAGCCGCGCTCCGGCCGATGTGTTTTCTGCCTTCCGTGGTCGGCCGGCCAGCAGCGAGGCACTGATCCGCCACTCGGGGTTGGTTGCCGCGGCCTAG
- a CDS encoding triacylglycerol lipase: protein MRPPLVLVHGLWDTPRVFRRLIQALEDSDQPLLTPHLPHRLGAVPLRQLARDLDRQIRARFGADQTIDLFGFSMGGVVGRIWLQELNGAQRARRFFSVGSPQHGTLTAQPIPRALLPGAADMKVGSALLRDLGRSSQALAALDCRSYFCHWDLMVCPYWTAQLPWGDQQVIDVWTHQQLISHPRALNVFREHLTAA from the coding sequence ATGAGGCCCCCGCTTGTTCTGGTGCACGGCCTCTGGGACACCCCGCGGGTCTTTCGGCGGTTGATCCAGGCCCTGGAAGATTCTGATCAGCCTCTGCTCACTCCCCATCTGCCCCATCGCCTGGGAGCCGTCCCACTGCGCCAGTTAGCCCGTGATCTCGATCGTCAGATCCGAGCACGTTTCGGAGCGGATCAGACGATTGATTTGTTCGGATTTTCGATGGGTGGAGTGGTGGGTCGTATCTGGCTGCAGGAACTGAACGGAGCCCAGCGCGCGCGCCGATTCTTCAGTGTGGGCAGCCCTCAGCATGGAACGCTTACCGCTCAACCGATTCCACGGGCTTTGCTGCCAGGTGCAGCGGATATGAAGGTGGGAAGTGCCTTGCTTCGGGATCTCGGCCGCAGTTCACAAGCCTTGGCTGCGTTGGATTGTCGCAGTTATTTCTGCCACTGGGATCTGATGGTGTGTCCGTATTGGACAGCCCAGCTGCCCTGGGGGGATCAGCAGGTGATTGATGTCTGGACCCATCAGCAACTGATCTCCCATCCCAGGGCCTTAAACGTGTTCCGGGAGCACCTGACCGCCGCCTAG
- a CDS encoding dihydroneopterin aldolase, with amino-acid sequence MDAIHVRNLRLWAHVGVLPNERRDGQWFRLDLSLWLDLGQSAAADDLASSADYSLAIRDLQQLSRSIRCLTIEHFSEQVLNRLEALYGPVPMRVELSKCAAPVPGFSGVVSVERFRHHSSAGADP; translated from the coding sequence ATGGATGCCATCCACGTCCGAAACCTGAGGCTGTGGGCCCATGTCGGGGTGCTTCCCAACGAGCGTCGCGATGGTCAGTGGTTCCGTCTGGACCTAAGCCTCTGGCTAGATCTCGGGCAATCCGCTGCTGCTGATGATCTCGCCTCCAGCGCCGACTACAGCCTGGCGATCCGAGATCTGCAGCAGCTGTCGCGATCCATTCGCTGCCTCACGATCGAGCACTTCAGCGAGCAGGTGCTGAATCGTCTGGAGGCGCTTTATGGCCCCGTTCCGATGCGCGTGGAACTGAGCAAATGTGCTGCACCGGTGCCTGGATTCAGCGGCGTGGTGTCGGTTGAACGCTTCAGACATCACTCTTCAGCTGGTGCTGATCCATGA
- a CDS encoding glutamate-5-semialdehyde dehydrogenase, which produces MTSVPEPSAELLQRAGAARLAAVSLGQTSDEQRAQALQAMADALAEHAAGIVDANREDLERSAEQGLAPALMARLKLDAKKLEGAIEGVHKVAALPDPLGRRQLHRELDQGLVLERITVPLGVVGVIFEARPDALMQIASLAIRSGNGAILKGGSEASCTNEAVMKALQQGLSQSDVSSDALALLTTRQESLALLRLDGLVDLIIPRGSNELVRFIQDNTRIPVLGHADGICHLYVDSAADVQQAVRVAIDSKTQYPAACNAIETLLLHESVAAAFLTAAIPRFQESGVVLRGDDASQGLGVAEAATEEDWRTEYLDLILSVRVVSNLDAALDHIRRFGSRHTDAIVTTDAAAADRFLAAVDSAGVYLNCSTRFADGFRYGFGAEVGISTQTLPPRGPVGLEGLVTYRYRLRGDGHIAADYAAGTRRFSHRDQPL; this is translated from the coding sequence ATGACTTCCGTTCCCGAGCCCTCGGCGGAACTGTTGCAGAGGGCTGGAGCAGCGCGGCTGGCAGCGGTGTCCCTCGGTCAGACCTCAGACGAGCAGAGGGCTCAGGCCCTCCAGGCGATGGCGGATGCCCTTGCGGAGCATGCGGCCGGCATCGTCGACGCCAACCGGGAGGATCTGGAACGCTCTGCGGAGCAGGGACTGGCCCCAGCTCTTATGGCCAGGCTGAAGCTGGATGCGAAGAAACTTGAGGGAGCCATCGAGGGCGTCCACAAGGTGGCGGCTCTGCCAGATCCCCTCGGTCGCCGGCAATTGCATCGGGAGTTGGATCAGGGCCTGGTGCTGGAGAGGATCACGGTGCCTCTGGGTGTGGTGGGTGTGATCTTCGAGGCTCGCCCGGATGCGTTGATGCAGATCGCTTCGCTGGCAATTCGATCCGGAAACGGCGCCATCCTCAAGGGAGGGAGCGAGGCCAGCTGCACCAACGAAGCGGTCATGAAGGCCCTTCAGCAAGGCCTGAGCCAAAGCGATGTGTCTTCCGATGCTCTGGCGTTGCTCACCACGCGTCAAGAGAGCCTGGCCTTGTTGCGGCTTGATGGGCTCGTGGATCTCATCATTCCGCGCGGCAGCAATGAACTGGTGCGGTTCATCCAGGACAACACCCGTATTCCTGTCCTGGGACATGCTGACGGCATCTGTCACCTGTACGTCGATAGCGCAGCGGATGTGCAGCAGGCCGTGCGCGTGGCGATCGACAGCAAGACTCAGTACCCGGCGGCCTGCAACGCCATTGAAACGCTGCTTCTGCATGAGTCGGTCGCTGCGGCATTCCTGACGGCGGCCATCCCCCGGTTCCAGGAGTCTGGGGTGGTGCTGCGCGGAGATGACGCCAGCCAAGGGCTCGGGGTCGCAGAAGCAGCAACGGAGGAGGACTGGCGAACGGAATATCTCGATCTGATTCTTTCGGTGCGGGTGGTCTCGAATCTGGATGCCGCCCTCGACCACATCCGCCGCTTCGGCTCCCGCCATACGGATGCGATCGTCACAACGGATGCGGCAGCAGCTGATCGCTTTCTGGCCGCTGTCGACAGTGCAGGGGTGTATCTGAATTGCTCCACCCGTTTCGCCGATGGCTTCCGTTACGGCTTCGGGGCCGAGGTGGGAATCAGCACGCAGACCCTGCCGCCCCGCGGCCCCGTCGGCTTAGAAGGCCTTGTGACTTACCGCTATCGCCTTCGTGGTGACGGTCATATCGCCGCGGATTACGCCGCAGGAACGCGACGTTTCAGCCATCGCGATCAACCCCTTTGA